One Oceanicoccus sagamiensis genomic region harbors:
- the rplD gene encoding 50S ribosomal protein L4, translated as MELATFTVGKKKPTGAVEVSEGTFGKEFNEDLVHQVVTAYLAGARQGTRAQKNRAAVSGGGKKPWRQKGTGRARAGTIRSPIWRSGGVTFAAQPQDHSQKVNKKMYRAALRSILSELSRQERLVVVDALEIKKPKTKALVKVLDGFGTQSALLISEEVSENLYLASRNLHKVSVVDVEGVDPVSLVDADKVIITVTALKKFEEMLG; from the coding sequence GTACTTTCGGCAAAGAATTTAATGAAGACCTGGTTCACCAGGTTGTTACTGCCTATTTGGCAGGTGCTCGTCAGGGTACTCGCGCTCAGAAAAACCGTGCTGCGGTGTCTGGTGGCGGTAAAAAGCCTTGGCGTCAAAAAGGTACTGGCCGCGCTCGTGCTGGTACTATCCGTTCGCCAATCTGGCGTTCTGGTGGTGTGACTTTTGCGGCTCAGCCACAAGATCACTCACAGAAAGTAAACAAAAAAATGTATCGCGCAGCTCTGCGTTCAATCCTGTCTGAACTGTCTCGTCAAGAGCGTTTGGTGGTGGTTGATGCGCTGGAGATCAAAAAGCCCAAAACCAAAGCTTTAGTTAAAGTTTTAGACGGTTTTGGTACGCAAAGCGCCTTACTGATTTCAGAAGAAGTTTCTGAGAATCTTTACCTGGCATCACGCAACTTACATAAAGTCAGTGTGGTAGATGTTGAAGGTGTTGATCCAGTAAGTCTAGTTGATGCAGATAAAGTGATTATCACTGTTACTGCGCTGAAGAAGTTTGAGGAGATGCTGGGATGA
- the rplW gene encoding 50S ribosomal protein L23 yields MNAERLYTVLKGPHISEKAAMGEDQVVFRVAVDATKLEVKHAVEKLFKVTVENVQTVNVKGKVKRNKFGLAAKPSWKKAYVRLAQGQDIDFALID; encoded by the coding sequence ATGAATGCAGAAAGACTGTATACGGTTCTAAAAGGCCCTCATATTTCTGAAAAAGCAGCGATGGGCGAAGATCAAGTGGTTTTCCGTGTTGCGGTTGACGCAACCAAGCTTGAAGTTAAGCACGCTGTAGAGAAATTATTCAAAGTGACTGTCGAAAACGTTCAAACTGTGAATGTTAAAGGCAAAGTTAAGCGCAACAAGTTTGGCCTTGCGGCTAAGCCTAGTTGGAAAAAAGCTTATGTTCGTTTGGCACAAGGTCAAGACATTGACTTTGCGTTGATCGATTAA
- the rplB gene encoding 50S ribosomal protein L2, translating into MAIVKAKPTSPGRRHVVRVVHADLHKGAPYAPLLEKKSKSGGRNNNGRITTRHIGGGHKQHYRLIDFKRNKDGIPATVERLEYDPNRSANIALVLYADGERRYIIAPKGVSAGDPIMSGDASPIKPGNTLPLRNIPVGSVVHCIEMKPGKGAQIARSAGTSAQLVAREGQYVTLRLRSGEMRKILSECRATLGEVSNSEHSLRKLGKAGASRWRGVRPTVRGVAMNPVDHPHGGGEGRTSGGRHPVSPWGMPTKGYKTRKNKRTNKLIVRKRNAR; encoded by the coding sequence ATGGCAATTGTAAAAGCAAAACCGACATCTCCAGGGCGCCGTCATGTAGTTCGCGTTGTACACGCTGATCTGCATAAAGGTGCTCCTTATGCGCCCTTGCTGGAAAAGAAAAGCAAGAGTGGCGGTCGTAACAACAATGGTCGTATCACTACCCGTCATATCGGTGGTGGTCACAAGCAGCACTATCGCTTAATCGACTTTAAGCGTAATAAAGATGGTATCCCAGCGACTGTTGAGCGCTTGGAATATGATCCAAACCGTAGCGCGAATATCGCTTTGGTTTTGTATGCTGACGGTGAGCGTCGCTACATTATTGCGCCTAAAGGTGTTTCTGCTGGTGATCCGATCATGTCTGGTGATGCATCACCTATCAAGCCGGGTAATACATTGCCATTGCGCAATATCCCTGTTGGTAGTGTTGTTCACTGTATCGAAATGAAGCCTGGCAAGGGTGCACAAATTGCACGTTCAGCCGGTACTTCTGCGCAGCTAGTCGCTCGTGAAGGTCAGTACGTAACATTACGTCTGCGTTCAGGCGAAATGCGCAAAATCTTGTCAGAGTGTCGTGCAACCTTGGGCGAAGTATCTAACAGTGAGCATAGCTTGCGTAAGTTAGGTAAAGCTGGTGCTTCACGCTGGCGCGGTGTTCGTCCTACCGTTCGCGGTGTGGCAATGAACCCGGTTGATCACCCGCATGGTGGTGGTGAAGGTCGTACTTCGGGCGGTCGTCATCCTGTTTCACCTTGGGGTATGCCAACTAAAGGTTATAAGACGCGTAAGAATAAGCGTACTAACAAGTTAATCGTACGCAAGCGTAACGCTCGCTAA
- the rpsS gene encoding 30S ribosomal protein S19, which translates to MPRSLKKGPFIDLHLMKKVETAIESNDKRPIKTWSRRSMISPDMVGLTIAVHNGRQHVPVFVTEDMVGHKLGEFAATRTYRGHVADKKAR; encoded by the coding sequence GTGCCACGTTCACTAAAAAAAGGTCCATTTATTGATCTTCACTTGATGAAGAAGGTCGAGACAGCGATCGAAAGTAATGATAAGCGTCCCATTAAAACCTGGTCGCGTCGTTCAATGATCTCTCCGGATATGGTTGGTTTGACCATTGCTGTTCATAATGGCCGTCAGCATGTCCCAGTATTTGTTACCGAAGATATGGTTGGTCACAAATTGGGTGAATTCGCTGCTACTCGTACTTATCGCGGCCACGTCGCTGATAAGAAAGCGCGCTAA